A region from the Brassica napus cultivar Da-Ae chromosome C8, Da-Ae, whole genome shotgun sequence genome encodes:
- the LOC106381951 gene encoding glycerol-3-phosphate acyltransferase, chloroplastic: MTLAFSSSAATVAVAVASATLTSSARIPTLRGFVSFRLTAKKLPLRSHGGGGVRAMSELVQDKESVVAASTSFSDAEETTPSELNHSRTFLDARTEQDLIAGIRKEKEAGTLPPNVASGMEELYWNYKNAVLSSGASGADETVISNMSLAFDRMLLGVEHPYTFNPYHKAIREPFDYFHFVHTYIRPLIDFKNSYVGNASIFSELEDKIRQGHNIVLISNHQSEADPAVISLLLEAQCPYIGENIKCVAGDRVITDPLCKPFSMGRNLICVYSKNHMNDDPELVDMKRKANTRSLKEMATLLRSGSQLIWIAPSGGRDRPNPSTGEWFPAPFDPSSVDNMRRLVEHSGTPGHIYPMSLLCYDIMPPPPKVEKEIGERRLVGFHGTGLSVAPEISFSDVTSDCNNPNEAKEAYSQALYKSVNEQYKTLNFAIKHRRGIEASTSTVSLSQPWNESLSV; encoded by the exons ATGACTCTCGCATTTTCCTCCTCCGCCGCAACCGTTGCCGTTGCCGTTGCTTCTGCAACCTTAACCTCCTCCGCTAGGATTCCGACCCTCCGCGGCTTCGTTTCCTTCAGATTAACCGCCAAGAAGCTTCCTCTCCGTTCGCATGGCGGCGGCGGTGTGAGAGCGATGTCTGAGCTCGTTCAAGATAAGGAATCCGTCGTCGCAGCTAGCACTTCTTTCAGTGACGCTGAAGAGACGACGCCGAGTGAGCTCAACCATTCCCGTACCTTCTTGGATGCGCGAACTGAACAAg atcTTATAGCTGGTATAAGGAAGGAAAAAGAAGCTGGAACGTTGCCTCCCAATGTTGCATCTGGGATGGAAGAGCTATATTGGAACTACAAAAATGCT GTTTTGAGTAGCGGAGCTTCCGGGGCAGATGAGACTGTTATATCAAACATGTCTCTTGCTTTCGATCGCATGCTTCTTGGTGTTGAG CATCCTTATACTTTTAATCCATATCATAAAGCAATCAGAGAACCTTTTGACTACTTCCACTTTGTCCATACTTACATCCGTCCCCTCATTGATTTCAA AAATTCTTACGTTGGAAATGCTTCTATTTTCTCTGAGCTGGAAGACAAGATTCGGCAG GGACACAATATCGTGTTAATATCAAATCATCAAAGTGAAGCTGATCCAGCTGTCATTTCACTCTTACTTGAAGCACAATGTCCATACATAGGAGAGAACATT AAATGTGTGGCAGGTGATCGAGTAATTACGGATCCTCTTTGTAAGCCGTTTAGTATGGGAAG GAATCTGATATGCGTGTACTCGAAAAATCACATGAACGATGATCCTGAGCTTGTTGATATGAAAAGAAAGGCAAACACACGAAGCTTAAAGGAGATGGCTACACTGCTAAG GTCTGGCTCCCAACTTATATGGATTGCACCAAGCGGTGGAAGGGACCGCCCAAATCCTTCTACAGGGGAATGGTTTCCT GCACCCTTTGATCCTTCTTCGGTGGACAACATGAGAAGACTGGTTGAACATTCGGGTACTCCTGGACATATCTATCCAATGTCTTTGCTTTGCTATGACATCATGCCCCCTCCACCCAAA GTTGAGAAAGAAATTGGAGAGAGAAGGTTAGTTGGGTTTCACGGTACGGGACTATCAGTTGCTCCTGAAATCAGCTTCTCAGACGTCACGTCAGACTGCAACAACCCTAACGAG GCAAAAGAAGCATACAGCCAAGCTCTGTACAAGTCGGTGAATGAACAGTACAAGACTCTAAACTTTGCAATCAAGCACAGGAGAGGAATAGAAGCCTCAACTTCAACGGTCTCTTTGTCACAACCCTGGAATGAATCTCTCAGTGTTTAG